From Corvus moneduloides isolate bCorMon1 chromosome 2, bCorMon1.pri, whole genome shotgun sequence, one genomic window encodes:
- the DNAJC15 gene encoding dnaJ homolog subfamily C member 15 isoform X1, translating to MEGAAASAEGLRYAEYTRAATGAGKGQAELDRGLARTMIGLGLGVATVAFAGRYAFHLWKPLEQAITEAAKRISTSSLSSYYKGGFEQKMSRREASLILGVSPSAGKDKIRTAHRKIMILNHPDKGGSPCLATKINEAKDLLESSAKN from the exons ATGGAGGGTGCCGCGGCCTCTGCCGAGGGCCTGCGCTATGCCGAGTACACCCGGGCCGCTACGGGCGCCGGCAAGGGCCAAGCCGAGCTGGACCGGGGGCTG GCCAGGACTATGATAGGACTTGGACTTGGTGTTGCAACTGTTGCATTTGCAG GTCGTTATGCTTTCCACCTTTGGAAACCATTGGAGCAGGCAATTACAGAGGCAGCAAAGAGGATTTCAACTTCC agTCTTTCATCATACTATAAAGGAGGATTTGAGCAGAAAATGAGTAGGCGAGAAGCAAGTCTTATTTTAGGTGTAAG TCCATCTGCTGGCAAGGACAAAATCAGAACAGCACATAGGAAAATCATGATTTTGAATCATCCTGATAAAG GTGGATCACCTTGCttagcaacaaaaataaatgaagcaaaagaCTTGTTGGAATCCAGTGCCAAAAACTGA
- the DNAJC15 gene encoding dnaJ homolog subfamily C member 15 isoform X2: protein MGTLWPQHLQTRLKMLFLHEEARTMIGLGLGVATVAFAGRYAFHLWKPLEQAITEAAKRISTSSLSSYYKGGFEQKMSRREASLILGVSPSAGKDKIRTAHRKIMILNHPDKGGSPCLATKINEAKDLLESSAKN from the exons ATGGGAACACTTTGGCCCCAGCATTTGCAAACAAGGCTGAAAATGTTGTTCCTCCATGAAGAG GCCAGGACTATGATAGGACTTGGACTTGGTGTTGCAACTGTTGCATTTGCAG GTCGTTATGCTTTCCACCTTTGGAAACCATTGGAGCAGGCAATTACAGAGGCAGCAAAGAGGATTTCAACTTCC agTCTTTCATCATACTATAAAGGAGGATTTGAGCAGAAAATGAGTAGGCGAGAAGCAAGTCTTATTTTAGGTGTAAG TCCATCTGCTGGCAAGGACAAAATCAGAACAGCACATAGGAAAATCATGATTTTGAATCATCCTGATAAAG GTGGATCACCTTGCttagcaacaaaaataaatgaagcaaaagaCTTGTTGGAATCCAGTGCCAAAAACTGA